A single Oncorhynchus mykiss isolate Arlee chromosome 24, USDA_OmykA_1.1, whole genome shotgun sequence DNA region contains:
- the atm gene encoding serine-protein kinase ATM isoform X1, translating into MSLVLHELLVCCRGLENDKATERKKEADRFRQLIRSPDTVEELDRISGTRAAKSSKQLTWNAVFRFLQKYLQKETELLQSGKANVSATTQANRQKKMQEISSLVKYFIRCANKRGPRLNCGELLNHVMEVLRSSFSCSAYGEDYSSILLKNILSVRKYWCDITQQQWHNLLDLYCGLFTGSSKAINRVLVSRIIHTAVQGCCLQTEGFSHTLFSFFSRALLNARQERHLAVVEHLVSALNVFLRSAAMNCRIRVCRLGEELLPSVLYVWTQMRPSTTLKEEIVEFFNLQLCVHHPKGSKTQDTGAYAEDWVKWQSLLYNLYDALVSEISQIGSRGKYATGSRHIAVKENLMELTAEICHQLFSEDCNFQMLEVTQAHLRATQRGSPHGTPSKRRRIDLGWEVLRDHLQPHQSDFDVIPWLQITSVLTSKYPSMVPGQELVPLLSVLCQLLGEQRRGDRGPYVLRCLREVARCQATHPERAQSYRAELGRLWGRVWALALRGVSSPQTEALSLALLSTILQGAFIPIDRELWKLFSGSACKPSDAAALCLAQALLKCPVLKSLGTGWDHAGAVEGVGPPSLKENIMSWLLMNEQSEEAEESSRPHPIICRDFPHNLIPRILVPLTLKDTRAGIMFLLGAKGLESAVMQERVKGSLSEIESMYLQFSFDEMPSNPMVKVMVSSAGTQLTVVPSLKHKLEQGLLSVADHLLNCYSPDSQTTPPECLVRCSSLLTGVLAGYVSTGLLTEEEACHSQLFLKAKALVQDFSEYISNVKVKMAEDGTMTTLRSVMRLCTQCVNRGVKDSMSSVSCNLFMKIFPARLLTELAEICKLLLNSSCKRGSVGIEEETTDEDWDMTRTQADQQEDIDLFDDGDGPQTSTSKGTHRQNVDPDDTQCGFDAKSLLAEEHLAQQDLAILASLEFLSLCVSAKFIHGLSFKPVEVRRRLLLLLEQIDCTKPLHLNMYLVLLKKLPAEDTSLAAEEFDSLLRPLADLCSLYRQDQEVCAAVLLGLLPSIRSLGRTQDQHNDMRHVQGALLQVVSGFCILGRTGKCTAIVKVALIHCLLALLEADPCCKWAVLTLREEELPVSVILPSYLSDSHHHVRMLAAMTVERLFLEMTPDSLEKRKMLPLKCQQTAFENVYLKAQEGMRLQKNSSPEDLSDETFNRKATLLKSVSVVLCCSPVCEKQSLFALFQSYKENNIEEPLIKKVLGSVSRALGYRSVEGFVSSHLDYLVAEWLGQHGYTLESFPYTLLNHATLKDFYSSSYQVLIPHLVFLDDFKQVKSISTLLGKDWKKLLANCFPKIMVNILPYFAMSGQDAQVARQREKAHRVYDLLKDSNCLGKPQIDSLIHSNLSDIVVELLMTLYEGAATEEGGRGDLRRFIGELDPAPNPPYFNSYVIKATLDYLSSCHSANLKSLVAILSKTPISIQRILLAVCQKAAETINAYERHRILLMYHLFVSLLLKEVKDGLGGAWAFVLRDIIYTLIHHINSRPAQLDEVSSRSFSLCCDLLTSVCRTAVQFCDDAVESHLQVIVGTLTAQVTTQLAISQQVLSLLKFLVVESQDKLKSAIQKLEPFPDRPEFRELRAVQHTLKYSTGKFTLRQEIAHFLSVASCDSLPLTRLEGLKDLRRQLHNNKSQIRPLLRECLADPAESVLVLLVLNLLQLCKLAANHPGGRDILEAAGSCLGELGPVDFSTIALLHGKDQLNARAVSLFPSVEPQWLYITLNCINNALTHHCIEVRQAAVQSLKDILATQAGADFWEIHKDNRDPMLAYLNPFRSTKKKVVEMSEEVSLVARERLESQDLWVPEAGGHKAWLKMLCIVLLDSGGVRSETLLLSRPLCLVKTDFCQRVLPLIIHDILLGDSDGSWRKLLSTHIQDFFTSCFSRAWASSRSTTPLLSDSAGESDISNQGPLDKASLRTMLSVINYLRQQQRPLGSDSNLCGTVCHSNFWLELNYLEVARAAQSCSAHFTALLYSEIYVDKIKTNMEENRRNPSRASRRITFDESSQNFTISSLSEESVKDTGISLQDLLIEVYRSIGEPDSLYGCEGGKMTSALTRIRTYEHEAMWGKALTSYDLHSNLPDGTRQVGIVEGLQNIGLSSILATYLRGLESEGVEWGAELRELRFQAAWRNMQWDCDLSERNEKLNPGFNESVFCSLQALRDKEFSTFDQTLKYARGNEVEELCKGSLEAVSSLYPALRNLQRISELESIRQLFSKPLTDVGLAEVCSHWQQHSQLLVDSDFTLVEPILALRSVAQETLISQERDPEKNKYLSTVLTSHLMELCQLARAAGNTQLAERAVFQMKQHGGGGGRGSTASSWQLEEAQVFWAKGEQGLALGLLRQMIHTLEEQVNVNPALVPVFTECLRLCGNWLAETCLESPGVILEKYLERAVVVIEGHAIGSDTKLQSQRTQAFLSLARFSDAQYQGIDNYMKSSEFENKQALLEKAKEEVDLMRERKVGTNRYTVKVQRELELDERALSNLQADRRRFLCKAVENYIHCLEQGEEHDTWVFRLASLWLENADVKTVNDMMKGGVNRIPSYKFLPLMYQLAARMGTKMSATVAEDVGFYGVLNELICLSCLEHPHHTLFIILALVNANKDESFSRSRLSKSTPRHSSQLDLERSEVAQSIMNKIRKKRAQMIRGIEVLCDAYITLAYMDASRHKTEKKAILIPSDQPIMQIKNLDDVIIPTMEIKVDPSGKYDNLVTIKSFKPHFHLAGGVNLPKIIDCVGSDGKIRRQLVKGQDDLRQDAVMQQVFHMCSMLLQRNTETRKRKLNIRRYKVVPFSQRSGVLEWCSGTVPIGDFLIDPQKGAHTRFCPQDWTSITCRKKMMESQRLGSGGKTQAFSEVCQNFRPVFRYFCMERFLDPAVWLEKRLAYTRSVATSSIVGYIVGLGDRHIQNILIDEQTAELVHIDLGVAFEQGKILPTPETVPFRLSRDIVDGMGITGVEGVFRRCCEKTMEVMRSSQEALLTIVEVLLYDPLFDWTMNPLKAFYLQQQHDEQAELQSTLNSTLGGDILEAHRKSSSDSQSFNKVAERVLLRLQEKLKGVEDGRVLSVGGQVNLLIQQAMDPNNLSRLFPGWQAWV; encoded by the exons GCAGGAGAGACACTTGGCAGTGGTGGAGCACTTGGTCTCTGCTCTGAACGTCTTCTTGAGGTCTGCTGCCATGAACTGCCGTATAAGGGTGTGTCGGCTGGGTGAGGAGCTCCTGCCCTCTGTGCTCTATGTGTGGACACAGATGAGGCCCAGCACCACTCTCAAAGAGGAGATAGTAGAGTTCTTCAACCTGCAGCTCTGTGTACATCATCCTAAAGGATCAAAGACACAAGACACGG GAGCCTACGCTGAGGACTGGGTCAAATGGCAGAGTCTACTCTATAACCTGTATGATGCCCTGGTGAGTGAGATCAGCCAGATTGGGAGCCGGGGGAAATATGCCACAGGGTCGCGCCATATCGCTGTGAAGGAGAACCTTATGGAGCTGACTGCAGAAATCTGCCATCAG CTCTTTAGCGAGGATTGTAACTTCCAGATGCTGGAGGTGACTCAGGCCCACCTCAGAGCCACCCAGAGAGGCAGTCCACACGGCACGCCCAGCAAGCGTAGACGCATTGACTTGGGCTGGGAGGTTCTCCGAGACCACCTGCAGCCACACCAGAGTGACTTTGACGTCATACCATG GTTACAGATCACATCGGTGTTGACCTCTAAGTACCCCTCCATGGTGCCTGGCCAGGAGCTGGTTCCTCTGCTATCCGTCCTTTGCCAGCTGCTGGGGGAGCAGCGGCGGGGTGACAGGGGGCCCTACGTGCTGCGCTGCCTGAGGGAGGTGGCTCGCTGCCAGGCCACACACCCAGAGAGGGCCCAATCCTACAGGGCTGAACTGGGCAGGCTGTGGGGCCGTGTCTGGGCCCTGGCTCTACGGGGGGTCAGCTCCCCCCAGACTGAGGCCCTCAGTCTGGCCCTGCTGTCCACCATCCTCCAGGGAGCCTTCATTCCCATTGACAGAGAGCTTTGGAAGCTCTTCTCTGGCTCGGCCTGCAAGCCCTCTGA tgCTGCTGCTCTGTGTTTGGCCCAGGCCCTCCTCAAGTGTCCTGTTCTTAAGAGCCTGGGCACTGGGTGGGACCATGCAGGGGCCGTGGAGGGGGTCGGGCCACCCAGCCTCAAGGAGAACATCATGAGCTGGCTGCTGATGAATGAACAGAgtgaagaggcagaggagagctCAAGACCACACCCCATCATCTGCAG GGATTTTCCTCATAACCTCATCCCCAGAATCCTTGTGCCTTTGACCCTCAAAGACACCCGAGCTGGCATTATGTTTCTCCTTGGAGCAAAGGGACTTGAGAG TGCTGTGATGCAAGAGCGAGTTAAAGGTTCCCTGAGTGAGATTGAGAGCATGTACCTGCAGTTCAGCTTTGACGAGATGCCCTCTAATCCCATGGTGAAAGTGATGGTGTCCTCAGCCGGCACCCAGCTCACTGTTGTCCCCAGCCTTAAACACAAGCTGGAGCAGGGCCTCTTGTCTGTGGCTGACCACCTACTAAACTGCTACTCCCCAGAT TCTCAGACCACACCACCAGAATGCCTGGTTCGTTGTTCAAGTCTCCTTACTGGCGTTTTAGCAGGATATGTCTCTACTGGTCTCCTGACTGAGGAAGAAGCCTGCCATTCCCAACTCTTCCTAAAGGCCAAG GCACTGGTACAGGATTTTAGTGAGTACATATCTAATGTGAAGGTGAAGATGGCAGAGGATGGGACAATGACCACACTCAGGTCTGTCATGCGGCTGTGCACACAGTGTGTCAACAGAGGGGTTAAG GACAGTATGAGCTCTGTCTCTTGCAACTTGTTCATGAAGATTTTCCCTGCGAGACTTTTGACTGAACTGGCAGAAATATGCAAACTGTTG CTGAACAGCTCCTGTAAGAGAGGTAGTGTGGGGATTGAGGAGGAGACCACAGATGAGGACTGGGACATGACGAGGACACAGGCTGACCAGCAGGAGGATATTGACCTGTTTGATGATGGAGACGGACCACAGACCAGCACATCTAAGGGGACTCACAGACAGAATGTGGACCCCGATGACACCCAGTGTGGTTTTG ATGCTAAAAGCCTACTGGCTGAGGAGCATTTGGCCCAGCAGGATTTAGCCATCTTGGCCAGTCTAGAGttcctgtccctgtgtgtatcgGCTAAGTTTATCCACGGGCTCTCTTTCAAACCAGTGGAGGTTCGCCGCaggttactactgctgctggagCAGATAGACTGCACCAAGCCACTACACCTCAACATG TACCTGGTCCTTCTGAAGAAACTACCTGCTGAGGACACATCGCTGGCAGCTGAAGAGTTTGACTCACTCCTCAGACCTCTGGC GGATCTTTGCTCATTGTACCGCCAGGACCAGGAGGTCTGTGCTGCAGTGCTGCTGGGTCTGCTACCGTCTATCCGTAGTCTGGGCCGTACCCAGGACCAGCACAATGACATGAGACACGTCCAGGGAGCTCTGCTCCAAGTGGTCTCTGGATTCTG CATTTTGGGCAGAACGGGGAAATGCACAGCAATTGTAAAGGTGGCATTAATTCACTGTCTACTGGCTCTACTGGAG GCTGACCCTTGCTGTAAGTGGGCGGTCCTTACCCTGAGGGAGGAGGAGCTTCCAGTGTCCGTCATCCTCCCGTCCTACCTGTCCGACTCTCACCATCATGTACGAATGCTTGCAGCCATGACAGTGGAAAG GCTGTTTTTGGAGATGACACCGGACAGCTTGGAGAAGAGAAAGATGCTTCCTCTGAAATGCCAGCAGACAGCCTTTGAGAACGTCTACCTGAAAGCCCAAGAAGGGATGAGGCTCCAG AAGAACAGCTCTCCTGAAGACCTGAGTGACGAGACCTTTAACCGCAAGGCCACGCTGCTGAAGAGTGTGTCGGTGGTGCTGTGCTGCAGCCCCGTCTGTGAGAAACAGTCTCTCTTCGCCCTCTTCCAGTCCTACAAGGAGAACAACATAGAGGAGCCACTCATCAAAAAG GTCCTGGGCAGTGTGTCCAGAGCTCTGGGCTACAGGAGTGTGGAGGGGTTTGTCAGCTCTCACCTGGATTACCTGGTGGCAGAGTGGCTGGGCCAGCATGGCTACACTCTGGAGTCCTTCCCTTACACTCTGCTCAACCACGCCACTCTCAAGGACTTCTACAG CTCCTCCTATCAGGTCCTTATCCCACACCTGGTCTTCCTGGATGACTTTAAGCAGGTGAAGTCCATCAGCACCCTCCTGGGTAAGGACTGGAAGAAGCTGCTGGCCAACTGCTTCCCTAAGATCATGGTTAACATCCTGCCCTACTTTGCCATGTCGGGCCAGGATGCCCAAGtggcccggcagagagagaaggccCACAGGGTCTATGACCTACTCAAGGACAGCAACTGCCTGGGCAAACCG CAAATCGACAGCCTGATTCACAGTAACCTGTCAGACATTGTGGTGGAGCTGTTGATGACCCTGTATGAAGGGGCTGCTACTGAGGAGGGGGGCAGAGGGGACTTGAGAAGGTTCATAGG GGAACTGGACCCAGCCCCAAACCCACCCTATTTCAACTCCTATGTCATAAAAGCCACACTGGACTATCTCAGCTCGTGTCACAGTGCCAATCTCAAGTCCCTGGTGGCCATTTTATCCAAGACTCCG ATCTCCATCCAGAGGATCCTACTGGCGGTGTGTCAGAAGGCAGCTGAGACGATAAATGCCTACGAGAGGCACCGCATCCTGCTGATGTACCACCTGTTTGTCAGCCTGCTGCTCAAGGAGGTCAAGGACGGCCTGGGGGGAGCCTGGGCCTTCGTCCTCCGAGACATAATTTACACACTCATCCACCACATCAACAGCAG GCCGGCCCAGTTGGACGAGGTGTCCAGCCGTAGTTTCTCCCTGTGTTGTGACCTACTGACCTCTGTGTGTCGCACGGCCGTGCAATTCTGTGACGATGCTGTGGAGAGCCATCTACAGGTTATCGTTGGTACTCTCACTGCCCAGGTGACAACCCAACTTGCTATCTCACAGCAG gtgctCAGTCTGTTGAAGTTCCTGGTCGTAGAGAGTCAGGACAAGCTGAAGAGTGCCATCCAGAAGTTAGAGCCCTTCCCAGACCGACCTGAGTTCAGAGAGCTGAGGGCCGTGCAGCACACACTAAAGTACAGCACAGGGAAATTCACTCTCAGACAG GAGATAGCCCACTTCCTGTCTGTGGCTTCCTGTGACTCCCTGCCTCTGACCAGACTGGAGGGGCTGAAGGACCTGAGGAGACAGCTCCACAACAACAAGAGCCAGATTAGACCGCTGCTGAGAGAGTGCCTCG CGGACCCTGCAGAGAGTGTGTTGGTGCTGCTGGTCCTTAACCTACTACAGCTCTGTAAGCTAGCAGCCAATCACCCTGGAGGAAGAGACATCTTAG AGGCTGCAGGGAGCTGTCTGGGAGAGCTGGGGCCTGTGGATTTCTCCACCATCGCTCTGCTCCATGGGAAGGACCAGCTCAATGCCAGAGCTGTATCACTCTTTCCTTCAGTGGAACCACAGTGGCTCTACATCACCCTGAACTGCATCAACAACGCCCTCACACACCACTG TATTGAGGTGAGGCAAGCTGCTGTCCAGAGTCTGAAGGACATCTTGGCCACTCAGGCTGGAGCTGACTTCTGGGAGATCCATAAAGACAACCGTGACCCCATGCTGGCTTACCTCAACCCTTTTAGGTCTACCAAGAAGAAG GTGGTCGAGATGAGTGAGGAGGTGAGCTTGGTGGCTAGGGAGCGGCTGGAGAGCCAGGACCTGTGGGTGCCTGAGGCTGGCGGCCATAAGGCCTGGTTGAAGATGCTCTGCATAGTTCTGCTGGACAGTGGAGGGGTCAGGAGTGAAACTCTGCTGCTTTCCCGGCCACTGTGTCTG GTGAAAACAGACTTCTGCCAGAGGGTGCTGCCGCTCATCATCCATGACATCCTGCTGGGGGACTCTGACGGCTCCTGGAGGAAGCTCCTCTCCACACACATCCAGGACTTTTTCACCAGCTGTTTCAGTCGTGCCTGGGCCTCTAGCCgctccaccactcctctcctctcagactcTG CAGGAGAGTCGGACATTTCCAACCAGGGTCCGTTGGATAAGGCCTCTCTGCGCACCATGCTCTCTGTCATTAACTATCTGAGGCAGCAACAAAGACCTCTAGGATCTGATAG TAACTTGTGTGGTACGGTGTGCCACTCTAACTTCTGGTTGGAGCTGAACTACCTGGAGGTGGCCAGGGCAGCCCAGTCCTGCTCAGCCCACTTCACAGCCCTGCTCTACTCTGAGATCTACGTGGACAAGATCAAGACTAACATGGAGGAGAACCGCAG AAATCCGTCCAGAGCGTCGCGCAGAATCACATTTGATGAGAGCAGTCAGAACTTCACCATCTCCAGTCTGTCAGAGGAGAGTGTCAAAGACACTGGTATCAGTCTACAG GACCTACTGATTGAGGTGTATCGTAGTATTGGGGAGCCAGACAGTCTGTATGGGTGTGAAGGTGGGAAGATGACCAGCGCTCTCACCAG gaTTCGGACCTATGAGCATGAGGCGATGTGGGGAAAGGCTCTGACCTCCTACGACCTCCACTCCAATCTTCCTGATGGCACACGGCAAGTGGGCATTGTGGAG GGTCTGCAGAACATTGGTCTGAGCAGTATCCTGGCCACCTACCTGCGGGGTCTGGAGAGTGAGGGGGTGGAGTGGGGGGCGGAGCTAAGGGAGCTAAGGTTTCAGGCAGCCTGGAGGAACATGCAGTGGGACTGTGACCTATCAGAGAG GAATGAGAAATTGAACCCTGGCTTCAACGAGTCAGTGTTCTGCTCCTTGCAGGCTTTGAGAGACAAAGAGTTTTCCACATTCGACCAAACTCTTAAATATGCCAG GGGCAATGAGGTGGAGGAACTGTGCAAAGGCAGTCTGGAGGCAgtgtcctctctctaccctgctctaCGGAACCTCCAGAGGATCAGTGAGCTGGAGAGCATCCGACAACTCTTCTCCAA GCCCCTGACCGACGTAGGCCTGGCCGAGGTGTGTTCCCATTGGCAGCAGCACTCCCAGCTGCTGGTGGACAGTGACTTTACGCTGGTGGAGCCCATCCTGGCCCTGCGCTCTGTGGCCCAGGAGACCCTAATCTCCCAGGAGAGAGACCCTGAAAAGAACAAGTACCTCAGCACTGTCCTCACCTCCCACCTCATGGAGCTCTGCCAACTGGCCCGCGCCGCAGGAAACACACAG CTGGCAGAGCGGGCGGTTTTCCAGATGAAGCAGCATGGCGGAGGAGGGGGGCGGGGCTCCACAGCGTCGTCATGGCAGCTGGAGGAGGCCCAGGTGTTTTGGGCGAAGGGAGAGCAGGGTCTTGCTCTGGGGCTACTGAGACAGATGATCCACACTCTGGAGGAGCAG GTTAACGTTAACCCTGCCCTGGTGCCGGTGTTCACGGAGTGCTTGAGGCTGTGTGGGAACTGGCTGGCAGAGACGTGCCTGGAGAGCCCTGGGGTCATCCTGGAGAAGTACCTGGAGAGG GCAGTGGTTGTGATCGAGGGCCATGCGATAGGTTCAGACACCAAGCTGCAGAGCCAGAGGACGCAGGCCTTCCTGTCCCTGGCTAGGTTCTCAGATGCCCAGTACCAGGGCATTGATAACTACATGAAGTCATCTGAGTTTGAGAACAAACAGGCTCTGCTGGAGAAGGCCAAGGAGGAGGTGGACTTGATGAGGGAGCGCAAGGTCGGCACCAACAG gtaCACAGTGAAGGTGCAGAGGGAGTTGGAGCTGGATGAGAGGGCTCTGTCCAACCTGCAGGCTGACAGAAGGAGGTTCCTGTGTAAGGCTGTGGAGAACTACATCCATTGTCTGGAGCAGGGTGAGGAGCACGACACCTGGGTGTTCCGCCTGGCCTCACTGTGGCTGGAGAACGCTGACGTCAAGACAGTCAATGACATGATGAAG GGAGGTGTAAACAGGATCCCGTCCTATAAGTTTCTGCCTCTCATGTACCAGTTGGCTGCCCGCATGGGGACCAAAATGTCCGCTACAGTGGCAGAGGATGTGGGCTTCTATGGTGTTCTCAATGAG CTGATCTGCCTGTCGTGTCTGGAGCACCCTCACCACACCCTCTTCATCATCCTGGCTCTGGTCAACGCTAACAAGGACGAGAGCTTCTCCCGCAGCCGCCTGTCCAAGAGCACCCCGCGCCATTCCTCCCAACTGGACCTG GAGCGGTCTGAGGTGGCCCAGAGTATAATGAACAAGATCAGGAAGAAGAGAGCCCAGATGATCAGAGGCATAGAGGTCCTCTGTGATGCCTACATCACTCTGGCCTACATGGACGCCAGTCGACACAAGACAGAGAAAA AAGCCATCCTCATCCCCTCTGACCAGCCCATCATGCAGATAAAGAACCTAGATGATGTCATCATTCCTACAATGGAGATCAAG GTGGACCCCTCGGGTAAATATGACAACCTGGTGACCATCAAGTCCTTCAAGCCTCACTTTCACCTGGCCGGAGGGGTCAACCTGCCCAAGATCATTGACTGTGTGGGATCAGACGGGAAGATCAGACGACAACTGGTCAAG GGCCAGGATGACCTGCGGCAGGATGCTGTAATGCAGCAGGTGTTCCACATGTGTTCTATGCTGCTGCAGCGCAACACTGAGACACGCAAGAGGAAACTCAACATCAGACGCTACAAG GTGGTGCCCTTCTCCCAGCGTAGTGGGGTTCTAGAGTGGTGCTCGGGGACCGTCCCTATAGGAGATTTCCTCATAGACCCCCAAAAGGGCGCTCACACACGCTTCTGCCCCCAAGACTGGACCAGCATAACCTGCCGGAAAAAGATGATG GAGTCTCAGAGGCTTGGTTCCGGTGGGAAGACCCAGGCTTTCAGTGAGGTGTGTCAGAACTTCCGGCCTGTCTTCCGGTACTTCTGCATGGAGCGATTCCTGGACCCGGCAGTGTGGCTGGAAAAACGGCTGGCCTACACTCGCAGTGTGGCCACTTCCTCCATCG TGGGCTACATTGTTGGACTGGGGGATAGGCACATTCAGAACATCCTTATAGACGAACAGACAGCTGAACTGGTGCATATTGATTTGG GTGTAGCGTTTGAACAGGGCAAGATTCTCCCAACTCCTGAGACTGTTCCCTTCAGGCTATCCAGAGATATTGTGGATGGGATGGGCATAACGGGGGTGGAGGGCGTTTTCAGAAG ATGCTGTGAGAAGACCATGGAGGTCATGAGGAGTTCTCAAGAGGCCTTGCTGACTATTGTAGAG GTACTGCTGTACGACCCTCTGTTTGACTGGACCATGAACCCTCTCAAGGCCTTCTACCTGCAGCAGCAGCATGATGAGCAGGCTGAGCTCCAGTCCACGCTCAACTCTACACTGGGGGGAGACATCTTGGAGGCCCACCGCAAGTCCAG cAGTGATAGCCAGAGCTTCAACAAGGTGGCGGAGCGCGTGCTGCTGCGGCTGCAGGAGAAGCTGAAGGGGGTGGAGGATGGCAGGGTGCTCAGTGTAGGAGGGCAGGTCAACCTCCTCATCCAGCAGGCCATGGACCCTAATAATCTCAGCCGCCTCTTCCCCGGCTGGCAGGCCTGGGTCTAG